The Candidatus Sulfotelmatobacter sp. DNA segment GGGCCCTTGAAGACCTTGAACGCTTTGCCGGCGTCCTTGTGCGCGTGGAGCGCCTTCGGATCGAGCCCGTTGGCATCGTAAAGGCCCGTGCTCGAATCCGACACCGCCACGATCTTCGCGCCATCCTCGTGCAGCAGTGTCGCCAGCGTGCCGCCGGCGTTGCCGTAGCCCTGAATCGCCACCTTCGCGCCTTTGAGGCTGAGCTTGCGATCCTTGCAGGTTTCGCGCAGCACGAATTGCACGCCGCGCGCGGTGGCGCGGTCGCGGCCCTTCGAGCCCCCGAGGCTCACCGGCTTGCCGGTCACCACACCGAGCGCGGTGGTCCCCTTGGTCATGCTGTAGGTGTCCATGATCCACGCCATGGTCTGGCTGTTGGTGTAGACGTCGGGCGCGGGAATGTCCTGCTCGGGGCCGATGATCGGGAAGATCTCGCTGGCGTAGCGCCGCGTGAGCCGTTCGAGCTCACCCATCGAAAGCTTGCGCGGATCCACGACCACGCCGCCCTTGCCGCCGCCGTAGGGCAGATCGAGACAGGCGCACTTCCAGGTCATCCACGAGGCCAGCGCGCGAACTTCGTCGCGCGTCACGTCGGGGTGATAGCGGATGCCGCCCTTCGCCGGGCCGCGCGCGATGTTGTGCTGA contains these protein-coding regions:
- a CDS encoding Glu/Leu/Phe/Val dehydrogenase; translation: QFERAAVALELDPGTRKVLSMPKRELAVSIPVRMDDGRIEVFRGYRVQHNIARGPAKGGIRYHPDVTRDEVRALASWMTWKCACLDLPYGGGKGGVVVDPRKLSMGELERLTRRYASEIFPIIGPEQDIPAPDVYTNSQTMAWIMDTYSMTKGTTALGVVTGKPVSLGGSKGRDRATARGVQFVLRETCKDRKLSLKGAKVAIQGYGNAGGTLATLLHEDGAKIVAVSDSSTGLYDANGLDPKALHAHKDAGKAFKVFKGPKQITNAQLLELNVDVLCPSALENQITGANAPRVKAKIVAEAANGPTTPLADENLFKRGRTVIPDILANAGGVTVSYFEWVQDFSSFFWEEDEVDKRLERSMVKAYRHVAETAKRHNCSLRDAAYIVAVGRVAEATRLRGLFP